One genomic window of Arachis hypogaea cultivar Tifrunner chromosome 8, arahy.Tifrunner.gnm2.J5K5, whole genome shotgun sequence includes the following:
- the LOC112706856 gene encoding UDP-D-apiose/UDP-D-xylose synthase 2: protein MASSRVDLDGNPIKPITICMIGAGGFIGSHLCEKLMTETPHTVLALDVYNDKIKHLLEPETNPWHGRINFHRLNIKHDSRLEGLIKMADLTINLAAICTPADYNTRPLDTIYSNFIDALPVVKYCSENNKRLIHFSTCEVYGKTIGSFLPKDSPLRKDPAYYVLKEDESPCIFGSIEKQRWSYACAKQLIERLIYAEGAENGLEFTIVRPFNWIGPRMDFIPGIDGPSEGVPRVLACFSNNLLRKEPLKLVDGGQSQRTFVYIKDAIEAVLLMIENPARANGHIFNVGNPNNEVTVRQLGEMMVKVYSKVSGDPPLENATVDVSSKEFYGEGYDDSDKRIPDMTIINRQLGWNPKTSLWDLLESTLTYQHRTYAEAIKKVIAKPVAS, encoded by the exons ATGGCTTCCTCGAGAGTGGATCTAGATGGGAACCCAATAAAGCCCATAACGATTTGCATGATCGGTGCCGGAGGTTTCATAGGCTCCCACCTCTGCGAGAAGCTCATGACGGAGACGCCGCACACGGTGCTCGCTTTGGACGTTTACAACGACAAGATCAAGCACCTCTTGGAGCCTGAAACCAATCCATGGCATGGTAGAATCAACTTCCACCGCCTCAACATCAAGCACGATTCGAGGCTCGAAGGTCTTATCAAAATGGCAGATCTG ACTATTAATTTGGCTGCTATATGCACTCCTGCGGATTACAACACGCGCCCTCTGGACACCATTTATAGCAACTTCATCGATGCACTACCAGTG GTGAAGTACTGTTCTGAAAACAACAAGCGTCTCATTCATTTCTCGACTTGCGAAGTGTATGGGAAAACCATTGGGAGCTTTCTCCCTAAGGATAGCCCGCTTCGTAAG GATCCTGCATACTATGTACTTAAAGAAGATGAGTCTCCATGCATTTTTGGTTCCATTGAAAAACAGAGATGGTCTTATGCCTGTGCAAAGCAGTTGATTGAGAGGCTGATTTATG CTGAGGGTGCTGAAAATGGTTTGGAGTTCACAATTGTGCGACCCTTTAATTGGATTGGACCACGAATGGATTTCATTCCCGGCATTGATGGTCCAAGTGAAGGTGTTCCTCGTGTTCTGGCATGCTTTAGCAAT AATCTCCTGAGGAAAGAGCCCCTAAAGCTTGTGGATGGTGGTCAATCCCAAAGGACCTTTGTTTATATTAAGGATGCTATTGAAGCTGTCTTGTTGATGATT GAAAATCCTGCTAGGGCTAATGGACACATCTTTAATGTTGGTAACCCAAACAATGAGGTTACAGTTAGGCAGCTTGGGGAAATGATGGTTAAG GTTTACTCTAAGGTAAGTGGAGATCCACCTTTGGAAAATGCTACAGTTGATGTGAGCTCTAAAGAATTTTATGGTGAGGGATACGATGATAGCGACAAGCGAATTCCAGACATGACCATCATTAACAGACAGCTTG GATGGAACCCAAAAACCTCACTTTGGGACTTGCTTGAATCCACACTGACCTATCAGCACAGGACCTATGCTGAAGCCATTAAGAAAGTCATTGCTAAACCTGTTGCAAGTTAA
- the LOC112706859 gene encoding putative pentatricopeptide repeat-containing protein At3g47840 has translation MPSFFPLLLLLLLLPRLPSSAASLLRLWRPQDAVLRSTKGVRGRVWERNRCASSFSVHPNTPHFVHNMVDLNSELKQLVKRCQLHKARHMFDKMPYRDEVSWTTIIAGYVNSSDPFEALILFLNLWIQPGLQKDQFMISVALKACALGMNIYFGESLHGFSVKSSLVDSVFVSSSLVDMYMKVGKVEQGCRVFEEMETRNVVSWTSIIAGLVHGGYSIEGLLYFSEMWRSKVGYDSYAFAIALKASADSNSLDCGKAIHTQTIKQGFDESLFVINTLASMYNKCGKPGYVIRLFKKMRMPDVVSWTTLITTYVQTGEEENAVDAFRRMRKSGVSANQYTFAAVISACANLAVKEWGQQIHGHVLRLGLVDALSVSNSLITLYSKCGMLTLASMVFCSMARKDIISWSTIIAVYSQAGYAKEAFDYLSWMRREGPKPNEFALASLLSVSGSMALLEPGKQVHARVLCIGLDHEAMVHSALISMYSKCGSLKEASKVFDGTKTNDIISWTAMINGYAEHGSSQEAIRLFEKIPSIGLKPDYVTFIGVLTACSHAGSVDQGFHYFMSMTDEYRISPSKEHYGCMIDLLCRAGRLSEAELMIRSMPFHSDDVVWSTLLRACRVHGDVDRGRRTAERILSLDPNSAGTHITLANIYAAKGRWEEVAHIRKLMKSKGVIKEPGWSWINVNDHLHSFVSADQSHPQSEDIITILKLLSSRRGDSLLETCSSEDVED, from the coding sequence atGCCCTCCTTCTTTCcgcttctcctcctccttctgtTGCTCCCCCGCCTTCCTTCCTCCGCAGCCTCTCTCCTTCGATTATGGCGGCCGCAGGATGCCGTTTTGCGTAGCACAAAAGGCGTCCGGGGACGTGTTTGGGAGCGTAATCGATGTGCCTCTTCATTTTCCGTCCATCCAAACACGCCCCATTTTGTTCATAATATGGTTGACCTTAACTCCGAACTGAAGCAACTTGTGAAACGTTGTCAACTGCATAAAGCAAggcacatgtttgataaaatgccttaCAGAGATGAGGTTTCATGGACCACGATAATAGCTGGTTATGTCAATTCTTCAGACCCGTTTGAAGCGTTGATCTTGTTCTTAAATTTATGGATCCAGCCTGGTCTTCAAAAAGACCAGTTTATGATTAGTGTTGCACTCAAGGCTTGTGCTCTTGGCATGAACATATATTTTGGAGAATCATTGCATGGATTTTCTGTGAAGTCAAGTTTGGTAGACTCGGTATTTGTCAGCAGTTCACTTGTGGACATGTACATGAAAGTAGGCAAAGTAGAGCAAGGTTGCAGAGTCTTCGAAGAAATGGAAACCCGAAACGTGGTATCGTGGACGTCCATTATTGCGGGGCTTGTTCATGGTGGTTATAGTATAGAGGGATTATTGTACTTCTCTGAAATGTGGAGATCAAAAGTGGGTTATGATTCATATGCATTCGCCATCGCTTTGAAAGCATCTGCTGATTCAAATTCCTTAGATTGTGGGAAAGCTATTCACACACAAACAATAAAACAAGGGTTTGATGAGAGCTTGTTTGTGATTAATACTCTTGCTTCCATGTATAATAAATGTGGAAAACCAGGTTATGTCATCAGATTGTTCAAAAAAATGAGGATGCCAGATGTAGTTTCATGGACAACCCTTATTACAACATATGTGCAGACGGGAGAAGAAGAGAATGCAGTGGATGCATTTAGAAGGATGAGAAAATCAGGGGTTAGTGCCAATCAATACACTTTTGCAGCAGTAATTTCTGCATGTGCGAATCTTGCTGTTAAAGAATGGGGCCAGCAGATACATGGCCATGTATTGCGTCTAGGTCTGGTGGATGCCTTGTCAGTGTCGAATTCTCTCATTACACTTTATTCGAAATGTGGGATGTTAACTTTGGCTTCAATGGTGTTTTGTAGTATGGCtagaaaagatattatttctTGGAGCACTATAATTGCAGTTTATTCTCAAGCAGGTTATGCAAAAGAAGCTTTTGACTATCTATCATGGATGAGAAGGGAAGGGCCAAAACCGAATGAATTTGCTCTTGCTAGCTTGCTTAGTGTGAGTGGAAGCATGGCGCTTCTTGAGCCTGGGAAGCAGGTGCATGCTCGTGTCCTATGCATTGGCCTGGATCATGAAGCAATGGTTCATAGTGCACTAATTAGTATGTATTCAAAATGTGGGAGTCTAAAAGAAGCTTCTAAAGTATTTGATGGGACTAAAACTAATGACATTATATCATGGACAGCCATGATCAATGGGTATGCTGAACATGGATCCAGCCAAGAGGCAATTCGTTTATTCGAGAAGATTCCCAGTATTGGTTTAAAACCGGACTATGTGACTTTCATTGGGGTTTTGACAGCTTGTAGCCATGCTGGATCGGTTGATCAAGGTTTTCACTACTTTATGTCAATGACTGACGAGTACCGGATCAGTCCTTCAAAAGAGCACTATGGTTGCATGATTGATCTTCTATGCAGAGCGGGAAGATTGAGTGAAGCTGAGCTTATGATACGAAGCATGCCTTTTCATAGTGATGATGTTGTGTGGTCTACCTTACTTAGAGCATGTAGGGTTCATGGGGACGTTGACAGAGGAAGACGAACAGCAGAAAGAATACTTTCTTTGGATCCGAATTCTGCAGGAACTCACATCACCCTGGCTAACATATATGCTGCCAAGGGGAGATGGGAGGAAGTTGCACACATAAGGAAGCTAATGAAGTCAAAGGGGGTAATAAAAGAGCCTGGTTGGTCTTGGATAAATGTCAATGATCACTTGCATTCATTTGTTTCTGCGGATCAGTCTCATCCGCAGAGCGAAGATATCATAACCATTTTAAAACTACTAAGTTCAAGAAGAGGAGATTCTTTGCTGGAAACATGTTCAAGTGAAGATGTTGAAGATTAG
- the LOC112706857 gene encoding BTB/POZ domain-containing protein At3g44820 gives MAPAGKLSGFQREGDEWFCNAGLPSDIAVSIDGVTFHLHKFPLISKCGKIARANEESLNKDGKTMNMVLEEFPGGPDTFLIVAKFCYGFRVELSARNVVLVYCAADYLEMTDEFGEDNLLPKSECFFHKNILRNWKDCILALQNSEPALLRAEKLHLVSKCMNALSMMVCTDPSLFGWPMMMYGSFQSPGGSILWNGINTGARIRSSESDWWFEDISYLSVSLFERLINTMRARGIRPENLAGAIMYYSRKYLPGLGRWRAGQGGKTRSVASFSLTPATVDQKALLERIEKLLPEKKGRSFCQFLLGLLRVALILNVDQACIDSLERRIGMQLELATLDNLLIPTYSDSDTLYNTDCIDRIVHHFVSKESNLTGFSPSSTDLQESPSESLRKVAKLIDSYLAEIASDVNLKPGKIRTLAEALPQPSRSLHDGLYRALDIYFKAHPWLSDKDKEELCNIIDYQKLSIHACAHASQNDRLPLRVVLQVLFFEQLHLRMALAGCLSTLDGENHETAPAACVPAIALGEMAGEIVQRDGWVTVARENQVLKVDMDKMSSRVGALEEEFSKIKHEMKTTAKPRNSLSSPRFISRKLGCKLIPRLSDAQPESLNRCRSTPRASTEKARLSHRSRHAESVS, from the exons ATGGCTCCAGCTGGGAAGCTTTCTGGGTTTCAAAGAGAAGGCGATGAATG GTTCTGCAATGCTGGACTTCCAAGTGATATTGCTGTTTCAATCGATGGAGTCACTTTCCATCTCCATAAG TTTCCTCTTATATCGAAATGTGGCAAAATTGCTCGAGCGAATGAAGAGTCCCTGAACAAGGATGGGAAGACTATGAACATGGTGCTGGAAGAATTTCCTGGTGGTCCTGACACTTTCTTAATTGTAGCTAAATTCTGTTATGGCTTCCGTGTAGAACTGTCGGCCAGAAATGTAGTATTGGTCTATTGTGCTGCAGACTATCTTGAAATGACAGATGAATTCGGAGAAGATAACCTGTTGCCGAAATCAGAGTGTTTTTTCCATAAAAACATACTTCGCAACTGGAAAGATTGTATTTTGGCTCTTCAAAATTCCGAGCCTGCTCTACTAAGGGCTGAAAAGCTTCACTTAGTGAGTAAGTGTATGAATGCTCTATCTATGATGGTATGTACAGATCCAAGTTTGTTTGGTTGGCCTATGATGATGTATGGGAGTTTTCAGAGCCCCGGCGGAAGCATTCTGTGGAATGGTATAAATACTGGTGCTAGGATTCGGAGCTCAGAATCTGATTGGTGGTTTGAAGACATCTCTTATCTCAGTGTGAGTTTGTTTGAGAGGCTTATTAACACAATGCGGGCGAGAGGTATTAGGCCTGAAAACCTGGCAGGTGCCATAATGTACTATTCTAGAAAGTACTTGCCAGGGCTGGGTCGGTGGCGTGCCGGACAAGGTGGGAAAACTAGAAGCGTTGCGAGTTTTAGCTTGACACCTGCTACTGTTGATCAGAAGGCTTTGTTGGAAAGAATTGAGAAACTTCTTCCTGAAAAGAAGGGAAGATCCTTTTGTCAATTCCTACTGGGGCTTCTTCGCGTGGCTTTGATATTGAATGTTGATCAAGCATGCATAGATTCTTTAGAGAGGAGAATAGGGATGCAATTGGAACTGGCAACACTAGATAATCTTCTTATTCCTACGTACTCAGATTCTGATACATTATATAATACAGATTGTATTGATCGGATTGTCCACCATTTTGTGTCTAAAGAATCAAATTTAACTGGTTTTTCGCCTTCATCAACTGACCTACAAGAATCACCATCTGAATCGTTGAGGAAAGTTGCAAAGTTGATAGATAGCTATCTTGCAGAAATTGCTTCTGATGTTAACTTAAAACCTGGAAAGATACGCACTCTCGCAGAGGCCCTCCCCCAGCCATCAAGATCATTACATGATGGACTATACAGGGCACTCGACATTTATTTCAAG GCGCATCCTTGGCTATCCGATAAAGATAAGGAAGAACTATGCAACATCATTGACTACCAGAAACTCTCGATCCATGCTTGTGCTCATGCATCCCAAAATGATAGGTTACCCCTCAGAGTTGTTCTTCAAGTGTTGTTCTTTGAACAGCTGCATTTGCGAATGGCATTAGCCGGATGTCTCAGTACATTAGATGGTGAAAATCATGAAACTGCTCCGGCAGCTTGTGTTCCTGCAATTGCATTGGGAGAAATGGCAGGTGAAATAGTACAGAGGGATGGATGGGTGACTGTAGCGCGCGAAAACCAGGTTCTAAAGGTGGATATGGATAAGATGAGTTCTAGAGTTGGAGCGCTTGAGGAAGAATTCAGCAAAATAAAGCATGAAATGAAAACCACAGCAAAACCTCGCAATTCGCTTAGTTCTCCGCGATTCATTTCAAGAAAGCTTGGGTGTAAGCTTATTCCAAGACTCTCGGATGCTCAACCAGAATCCCTTAACCGGTGTAGATCCACTCCAAGAGCATCAACTGAAAAGGCACGTCTGTCTCATCGGTCGAGACATGCAGAAAGTGTTTCTTGA
- the LOC112706858 gene encoding protein RETICULATA-RELATED 1, chloroplastic — translation MAALSSTFAISNSNDNQTWHHYIHCNKIPSFECNNTLPILRKTLSFRIHCTAPEPLGYSVAPLERTTFDDPPKTEIGGGDGGDGGGRGGGGGGGDSGGEAGGNDGDEEFGALLNFEAVMKEAESRGVKLPSDMVEAAKTTGIREMFLQRYLDLQGSAWPLSFMMKHCSILRNRMLADPSFLFKVGIEVLIDTCCATYAEYKQRGKDFWAEKELVAADVLVGDVVDIALVTLLAPYARIGKLSVSKGLLGRIQHACAALPSSVFEAQRPGCKFTVMQRVATYFYKGALYGSVGFGCGIIGQGFANMLMNAKRSIRKSEEDIPVPPLLPSAALWGFFLAVSSNTRYQIINGMEQLVEASPLAKKAPVVAMAFTVGVRFGNNIYGGMQFVDWAKRSGIQ, via the exons ATGGCAGCACTTTCTTCAACCTTCGCCATCTCCAACAGCAACGACAACCAAACATGGCACCACTACATTCATTGCAACAAAATCCCTTCTTTCGAATGCAACAACACTCTTCCTATTCTCCGCAAAACCCTCTCTTTCAGGATCCACTGCACTGCCCCTGAGCCTCTCGGTTATTCAGTTGCTCCTTTGGAACGCACCACATTCGATGATCCTCCTAAGACCGAGATTGGCGGAGGTGATGGCGGTGATGGTGGAGGAcgtggcggcggcggcggcggtggtGATAGCGGTGGAGAAGCAGGAGGGAACGATGGAGATGAAGAGTTCGGGGCTCTGTTGAATTTCGAAGCGGTTATGAAGGAAGCGGAATCTCGTGGTGTGAAGCTTCCTTCGGATATGGTGGAGGCAGCGAAGACCACCGGCATTCGAGAAATGTTCCTCCAACGTTACTTGGATTTACAG GGTTCGGCTTGGCCACTATCGTTTATGATGAAGCACTGTTCTATTCTGAGAAACCGAATGCTTGCTGATCCTTCTTTTCTATTTAAAGTTGGAATAGAG GTTTTGATAGACACTTGTTGTGCAACCTATGCTGAGTATAAGCAAAGAGGCAAAGACTTTTGGGCTGAGAAAGAGTTGGTTGCTGCCGATGTTCTGGTTGGAGATGTTGTTGACATTGCTTTGGTGACTTTGTTAGCACCCTATGCTCGAATCGGGAAGCTTTCTGTGTCCAAAGGTTTGCTTGGACGCATTCAACATGCTTGTGCAGCTCTTCCCAGCAG TGTATTTGAAGCTCAAAGGCCGGGATGTAAATTCACTGTGATGCAGCGCGTTGCCACATACTTCTACAAG GGTGCATTGTACGGATCCGTTGGTTTTGGATGTGGTATTATCGGTCAAGGATTTGCAAATATGCTCATGAATGCTAAAAG GAGCATTAGGAAATCTGAAGAGGACATACCTGTACCCCCACTTCTGCCAAGTGCTGCTCTTTGGG GTTTCTTCCTTGCCGTGTCATCCAACACGCGGTACCAAATCATTAATGGAATGGAGCAGCTTGTTGAAGCCTCTCCTTTGGCAAAGAAGGCCCCGGTAGTTGCAATGGCTTTCACGGTAGGTGTGAGATTTGGCAATAACATCTATGGCGGCATGCAGTTCGTAGATTGGGCCAAACGGAGTGGCATACAATGA